Proteins from one Candidatus Nitrospira nitrificans genomic window:
- a CDS encoding PAS domain S-box protein, translating into MIYLEPGFEETNKQSPTEQDALSARVESEARLFEPGQALPDESGSLKPRPALDQETEQPDDALRKSEKRFRDMIDALPVAIYTTDAQGRLTHFNSAAVEFSGRTPKLGTDEWCVSWKLYHPDGTPMPHDECPMAVALKEGRIVRGVEAIAERPDGTRLWFTPYPTPLRDADGRIVGGINMLMDITERKRDEDVKAKLAAIVESSDDAIVSKNLNGIITSWNRGAERIFGYTAQEAIGQPVTMLMPPDRVNEEPSILMRIRRGEKIDHYETIRRRKDGTLLDVSLTVSPLIDTHGRVIGASKIARDITERIRAEETLREAQLRLQRWNVELEQAVSVKTVELLHSQDRLRALTTELNLTEQRERARLATELHDHLQQMLVLAKLKLGQGKRRSEEMVPAVVTLMQETDEVLSDALKYTRTLVTELSPSVLRDHGLPAGLKWLGEYMQKHDVTVTVTAPDEALMLPEDQGVLLFQSVRELLINSSKHAGTGAAAVAMEHRDGMLRIEVRDEGAGFDLAAVAVAVAAAAGETSGGGVSSKFGLFSIRERMRALGGSFEIQSAPGKGTTAVLSLPSAASIERRDNMSAPPSPLVSRISHANDALRETFHGHRIRVLLVDDHVMIRQGLRAVLDNYPDIEVVGEATNGEEAVRLVDQLRPLVVVMDINMPTMNGIEATARIKSRFHKTVVIGLSVNAEADNRDAMTRVGAVTLLTKEAAMETLYDAIRRVIPKKVRQPQSIDA; encoded by the coding sequence ATGATTTACCTCGAACCGGGCTTCGAAGAAACGAATAAGCAATCGCCGACCGAACAGGATGCGCTCTCGGCGCGCGTGGAATCGGAGGCGAGACTCTTCGAGCCAGGCCAGGCGCTGCCTGATGAGTCGGGCTCGTTGAAGCCGCGCCCGGCGCTTGATCAAGAGACGGAACAGCCGGACGACGCGCTGCGCAAAAGCGAAAAACGCTTCCGCGACATGATTGACGCCCTGCCGGTGGCGATCTACACCACCGACGCCCAAGGTCGGCTCACACACTTTAATTCGGCAGCCGTGGAATTCTCCGGCCGCACACCCAAGCTCGGCACCGACGAGTGGTGCGTGAGTTGGAAACTCTATCACCCCGACGGCACCCCGATGCCGCACGACGAATGTCCGATGGCCGTCGCGCTGAAGGAGGGCCGCATTGTGCGCGGCGTGGAGGCGATTGCCGAGCGGCCCGACGGCACGCGCCTCTGGTTCACGCCTTATCCCACTCCGTTGCGTGATGCCGACGGGAGGATTGTCGGCGGCATCAACATGCTCATGGACATCACCGAGCGAAAGCGGGACGAAGATGTGAAAGCCAAACTCGCCGCGATCGTCGAATCGTCCGATGACGCCATTGTGAGCAAAAACCTCAATGGGATCATTACCAGTTGGAACCGAGGAGCCGAGCGCATCTTCGGCTACACGGCGCAAGAAGCGATCGGGCAGCCGGTGACCATGCTCATGCCTCCGGACCGGGTGAATGAAGAGCCGAGCATTTTAATGCGCATCCGTCGCGGCGAGAAGATCGATCACTACGAAACCATCCGTCGCCGCAAGGACGGCACATTGCTGGACGTTTCACTGACCGTTTCTCCTCTTATCGATACGCACGGACGGGTCATCGGCGCCTCGAAAATCGCGCGGGACATCACCGAGCGTATCCGGGCGGAAGAGACGTTGCGGGAGGCGCAACTGCGCTTGCAACGGTGGAATGTGGAGTTGGAGCAGGCGGTGAGCGTCAAGACCGTCGAACTGCTCCACTCTCAAGATCGGCTCCGTGCGTTGACCACGGAGTTGAACCTGACCGAGCAGCGAGAACGAGCGCGCTTGGCCACTGAGTTGCACGACCATCTGCAGCAAATGCTTGTTCTGGCGAAACTCAAGCTCGGCCAAGGCAAACGGAGGTCGGAAGAGATGGTGCCGGCGGTGGTCACGTTGATGCAGGAGACCGACGAGGTGTTGTCCGACGCCTTGAAATATACCCGTACGCTGGTGACCGAATTGAGCCCGTCCGTGTTGCGCGACCATGGGTTACCCGCCGGACTCAAGTGGCTGGGCGAGTACATGCAGAAGCACGATGTGACCGTGACGGTCACCGCGCCGGACGAAGCGCTGATGTTGCCGGAGGATCAAGGCGTTCTCTTGTTCCAGTCGGTGCGGGAATTGCTGATCAATTCGTCCAAACATGCGGGGACCGGAGCGGCGGCCGTGGCGATGGAACATCGCGACGGCATGCTGAGAATCGAGGTCCGCGATGAAGGCGCGGGCTTCGATCTTGCCGCTGTCGCTGTCGCTGTCGCCGCGGCTGCCGGCGAAACCTCCGGCGGAGGCGTGTCTTCCAAGTTCGGCCTCTTCAGCATCCGGGAGCGCATGCGGGCATTGGGCGGCTCATTCGAGATTCAATCGGCACCAGGGAAGGGCACCACGGCCGTGCTGAGCTTGCCGTCGGCCGCCTCCATCGAGAGAAGAGACAACATGTCGGCGCCTCCCTCGCCGCTTGTCTCTCGTATTTCACACGCGAACGACGCTTTACGAGAGACGTTTCACGGTCATCGCATTCGTGTCTTGTTGGTGGATGACCACGTCATGATCCGGCAGGGATTGCGCGCGGTGCTCGACAACTATCCCGATATCGAGGTGGTGGGCGAAGCGACCAACGGCGAGGAGGCGGTGCGGTTGGTGGACCAGTTACGCCCCTTAGTGGTGGTGATGGACATCAACATGCCGACGATGAACGGCATCGAAGCCACCGCCCGGATAAAAAGCCGGTTTCACAAGACCGTAGTGATCGGGCTCTCGGTCAATGCGGAAGCCGACAATCGCGACGCCATGACGCGCGTCGGCGCCGTCACGCTGCTGACCAAGGAAGCGGCCATGGAAACGCTCTATGACGCCATTCGCCGCGTCATCCCGAAAAAGGTTCGGCAACCGCAAAGCATTGACGCGTGA
- a CDS encoding response regulator: MTRFERTPTPLVYAAIALSTAIVVISDLFTTLGITVWVFYLLPVTLTYLGWRPAVPLIVAGAATVCTVAGFFLSPPGIDPVSAGINRSFGIATQWALAALGYQFIRNKLAVRKQEWMQSVQALLNERMAGELRMDQLGSQTLRTLAESLDAPAGALFIEDGGSFHRMAMYGVPEAAQVPDRISAGDGLLGQALLDRRVFVVSDVPEGYLSLGSALGRGIPRHLLIAPCAVEGAVKAVLELGCLHPVGQAEKELLERVAESVAVAVRSAQYRARLQELLEETQRQAEELQTQSEELRVSNEELTEQSRSLQDSQVRLEEQQTELEQTNMQLEEQTQILEMQKEDMTRAKEELEAQARELEQAGRYKSEFLANMSHELRTPLNASLILARQLGDNATGTLTPEQVNYARTIEAAGRDLLALINEVLDLAKVEAGRMEVNPSAVRLSALIQNLRGQFEPMAREKGLELRMQLAAETPEVIETDQQRLEQVLKNLLSNAIKFTERGEVSLEIARADDGRIAFAVRDTGIGIAEDQRQVIFEPFRQADGTTNRKYGGTGLGLSIAQEFTRLLGGEIRLESEPASGSAFTVVLPERYDPAQVVGAEKGVGRASHTDTLFATEASRKQHRAGTGMLSDSGSHIAPAPVTPAVPDDREQLSGDRRTVLIVEDDDTFARILSDLAHEQGFQALIATTAAEALILAPQFLPNAILLDIGLPDTSGLSVLDRLKIDARTRHIPVHIVSLHDYTQTALSLGAVGYMLKPVKREQLVEAFRGLEDRLTRRLRRVLIVEDDPAQREALGLLLASQDVETVGVGSVADCLDQLQTTTFDCMVLDLSLPDASGFSLLETLSREDRYAFPPVIVYTGRDLSPDEEQRLRRYAKSIIIKGAKSPERLLDEVTLFLHQVVTHLPPEQQAMLMRSRRGDAALEGARILVVEDDVRNVFALMSVLEPRGAKIEVARNGREALAALEGSVQPDGAPIDLVLMDIMMPEMDGLTAMREIRRRQEWKQLPIIALTAKAMKADHLQALTAGANDYMAKPLDVDKLLSLVRIWLPKM; encoded by the coding sequence ATGACTCGTTTTGAACGAACCCCTACTCCGCTGGTCTATGCCGCCATCGCCCTGTCGACGGCGATCGTAGTCATCAGCGACCTGTTCACGACTCTGGGTATCACCGTCTGGGTGTTCTATCTGCTGCCGGTGACATTGACGTATTTGGGATGGCGGCCGGCGGTGCCGCTGATCGTGGCCGGGGCGGCGACCGTCTGTACTGTGGCAGGCTTTTTCTTGAGTCCACCGGGTATCGATCCGGTTTCGGCGGGCATCAACCGCAGCTTCGGCATCGCCACGCAATGGGCCCTGGCGGCTCTTGGATATCAGTTCATCCGAAACAAGCTCGCCGTGCGCAAACAGGAATGGATGCAATCGGTCCAAGCTCTCCTGAATGAGCGGATGGCGGGCGAGCTGCGGATGGACCAGCTCGGGTCACAGACCCTCCGCACGCTGGCGGAGAGCCTCGACGCGCCCGCAGGCGCGTTGTTCATCGAAGACGGCGGGTCGTTTCATCGAATGGCGATGTACGGCGTGCCGGAGGCTGCCCAGGTCCCGGACAGAATTTCAGCGGGGGACGGTTTGCTCGGGCAGGCGCTCCTCGATCGGCGGGTATTCGTCGTCTCGGATGTGCCGGAGGGCTATCTCAGCCTCGGCTCGGCGCTGGGGCGCGGGATTCCGCGTCATTTACTCATCGCTCCCTGCGCGGTGGAAGGCGCGGTGAAGGCCGTGCTGGAACTGGGCTGCTTGCACCCCGTGGGACAGGCGGAAAAAGAACTGCTGGAACGGGTGGCGGAATCGGTCGCCGTGGCGGTTCGCTCGGCGCAATACCGCGCGCGCTTGCAGGAATTGCTGGAAGAGACGCAGCGTCAGGCCGAAGAACTGCAGACGCAGAGCGAGGAATTGCGCGTGTCCAACGAAGAGCTGACGGAGCAAAGCCGGTCGCTCCAAGACTCGCAGGTTCGCTTGGAAGAACAGCAAACCGAGCTGGAACAGACCAATATGCAGTTGGAAGAACAGACCCAGATCTTGGAGATGCAGAAAGAGGACATGACCCGCGCCAAGGAGGAACTAGAAGCGCAGGCGAGGGAGCTGGAACAGGCCGGACGCTACAAATCGGAGTTTCTCGCCAACATGTCGCATGAGCTCCGCACACCGCTGAACGCATCGCTCATCCTGGCCCGGCAGCTGGGCGACAACGCAACGGGCACGCTCACGCCCGAACAGGTGAACTACGCCAGAACCATCGAAGCCGCCGGCCGGGATCTGCTCGCGCTCATCAACGAAGTGCTCGACCTGGCCAAGGTCGAAGCGGGTCGAATGGAGGTGAATCCCTCCGCCGTGCGCCTCTCGGCTCTCATCCAAAATTTGCGCGGCCAGTTCGAGCCCATGGCCCGAGAGAAGGGTTTGGAGCTGCGGATGCAGCTTGCCGCGGAGACTCCGGAGGTGATTGAAACGGATCAGCAGCGGCTGGAGCAGGTGCTCAAGAATCTCCTGTCGAACGCGATCAAGTTCACCGAGCGGGGCGAGGTTTCGTTGGAGATCGCCCGCGCCGACGACGGCCGGATCGCGTTCGCGGTCCGCGACACCGGCATCGGCATCGCGGAGGATCAGCGCCAGGTGATCTTCGAGCCGTTCCGCCAAGCCGACGGCACGACCAATCGGAAATACGGAGGCACCGGCTTGGGGTTGTCCATCGCGCAGGAATTCACGCGTCTCTTGGGCGGAGAGATTCGGCTCGAGAGCGAACCGGCAAGCGGCAGCGCCTTCACGGTCGTTCTGCCGGAACGGTACGATCCCGCGCAAGTGGTCGGGGCCGAGAAAGGCGTGGGACGCGCATCACACACGGACACCTTGTTCGCGACGGAAGCGAGCCGGAAACAGCATCGGGCAGGCACAGGGATGCTTTCCGACTCCGGATCGCACATAGCTCCCGCCCCCGTCACACCCGCCGTACCCGACGATCGAGAACAATTGTCCGGCGACCGGCGCACCGTGTTGATCGTCGAGGACGATGATACCTTCGCCCGCATCCTCTCCGACCTCGCGCATGAGCAAGGATTCCAAGCCCTGATCGCGACCACCGCCGCCGAGGCGCTGATCCTCGCGCCGCAGTTCCTGCCGAACGCCATTCTCTTGGATATCGGGCTGCCGGATACGTCGGGACTGTCGGTGCTCGATCGGTTGAAAATCGACGCCCGGACGCGACACATCCCTGTCCATATCGTCTCGTTGCACGATTACACGCAGACGGCGCTGTCGCTCGGCGCCGTCGGTTATATGCTGAAACCGGTCAAGCGGGAACAGTTGGTCGAGGCCTTTCGCGGCTTGGAAGACCGCCTGACTCGACGGTTGCGGCGCGTGCTGATCGTGGAGGACGACCCCGCGCAGCGGGAAGCGCTCGGCTTGTTGCTGGCCTCCCAGGACGTGGAAACCGTCGGCGTCGGGAGCGTCGCCGATTGTCTCGACCAGCTGCAGACGACGACGTTCGATTGCATGGTGCTCGACTTGAGCCTGCCGGATGCGAGCGGCTTCTCTCTCCTGGAGACACTCAGCCGCGAGGACCGCTATGCCTTTCCGCCGGTGATCGTCTACACCGGGCGCGACCTCTCGCCCGACGAGGAGCAGCGACTGCGGCGCTATGCCAAGTCCATCATCATCAAGGGAGCCAAGTCGCCCGAACGATTGCTCGACGAAGTCACGTTATTCCTTCACCAAGTCGTGACCCACTTGCCGCCCGAACAACAGGCGATGCTCATGCGGTCCCGTCGCGGCGATGCGGCGCTGGAGGGGGCCCGCATCCTGGTCGTGGAGGACGATGTGCGGAATGTCTTCGCGCTCATGAGCGTGCTGGAGCCCCGCGGCGCCAAAATAGAGGTGGCCCGCAACGGGCGCGAGGCGCTGGCGGCGCTGGAGGGGTCCGTGCAGCCGGACGGCGCGCCGATCGATCTGGTGTTGATGGACATCATGATGCCCGAGATGGACGGGTTGACCGCCATGCGGGAGATTCGCCGGCGTCAAGAATGGAAGCAACTCCCCATCATCGCGCTGACGGCCAAGGCGATGAAGGCCGACCATTTGCAGGCATTGACCGCGGGCGCCAACGATTACATGGCCAAACCGCTGGATGTGGATAAATTGCTGTCCCTCGTGCGCATCTGGTTGCCGAAAATGTGA
- a CDS encoding DUF433 domain-containing protein, giving the protein MVESDRAVCGGSPHITGTRITVRTIATYVLHYDLSPDELLTYYPHVGLAAIYDALSYYYDHRAEIDTEIARQNEHESLPPAAG; this is encoded by the coding sequence ATAGTCGAGTCCGATCGAGCCGTCTGCGGAGGCAGCCCCCACATCACCGGCACACGCATCACGGTCCGGACAATTGCCACTTACGTCCTGCACTACGATCTCTCGCCGGACGAGCTGCTTACCTATTACCCGCACGTCGGATTAGCGGCGATTTACGACGCCTTGTCCTATTACTATGATCACCGCGCAGAGATCGATACCGAAATCGCCCGGCAGAACGAGCATGAGTCTCTGCCTCCCGCAGCCGGTTGA
- a CDS encoding CheR family methyltransferase, whose protein sequence is MKPGNVPSVSTLPEKTDDLEAQLLLEALYQAYEYDFRGYAKPSITRRLAQARSHLGCRSYSELQDKLLHDPAVLPRLLGFLTVQVSEMFRDPGYFRALRQEVVPHLKTYPSLKVWVAGCGAGEELYSLAILFREEGLEDRTIFYATDVDADALRKAEAGVYGVDRLALFTTNHRRSGAKGSLSEYYHADSRAAVFDKTLRKRTVFANHSLVSDAVFAEVHLISCRNVLIYFGRPLQHRAVGLFRDALARRGFLGLGDKESLRFIGQHEVFEPFVAKERIYRKRGEL, encoded by the coding sequence ATGAAGCCAGGCAACGTTCCATCGGTCTCGACCCTGCCCGAGAAGACCGACGATTTGGAGGCGCAATTGCTGCTTGAGGCGCTGTACCAGGCCTATGAGTATGACTTTCGCGGCTATGCCAAGCCGTCGATCACCCGACGTCTTGCTCAAGCCCGCTCTCACCTCGGCTGTCGGAGCTATTCCGAACTGCAAGACAAGCTGCTCCACGATCCGGCGGTGTTGCCGCGGTTGCTCGGGTTCCTGACCGTGCAGGTCAGCGAGATGTTCCGCGACCCCGGCTACTTTCGCGCCTTGCGACAAGAGGTGGTGCCGCACTTGAAGACCTATCCCTCGCTCAAGGTGTGGGTGGCCGGCTGCGGCGCGGGCGAAGAACTCTATTCGCTGGCCATCCTGTTTCGCGAGGAAGGGTTGGAGGATCGCACCATATTCTATGCCACCGATGTCGATGCCGACGCCCTCCGAAAAGCCGAGGCCGGCGTCTACGGCGTCGATCGCCTCGCGTTGTTCACGACGAATCACCGGCGTTCCGGCGCGAAGGGTTCGCTTTCCGAGTACTATCATGCCGACTCGCGGGCCGCGGTGTTCGACAAGACGCTGCGGAAGCGGACGGTCTTCGCCAACCATAGCCTGGTCTCCGACGCCGTCTTCGCCGAGGTGCATCTGATCTCCTGTCGCAATGTGCTCATCTATTTCGGCCGGCCGCTTCAACACCGCGCCGTCGGCCTCTTCAGGGACGCGCTCGCGCGGAGAGGATTTTTGGGACTGGGCGATAAAGAGAGCCTACGTTTCATCGGACAGCATGAGGTCTTTGAGCCGTTCGTGGCGAAGGAACGCATTTATCGGAAACGAGGCGAGCTATGA
- a CDS encoding PAS domain S-box protein, with translation MMNQDAIEESAISVMEHPRLLLVDDHEPNLMALREVLRRDDVDLLCAQSGVEALELLLDHDVALAIIDVQMPDMDGFELAELMRGAGRAKHVPIIFVTAGSRDAERRFRGYEAGAVDFLYKPLEPDVLKSKVNVFLALDRQRRDLARLLEQRTEAERRARESEARLQYALKATNDVVWDWDAVRDSQVWSQAGADLFGWTEIVDSPQNAAWWVDRIHPEDRERVAQGFHAVLEHATLFHWEDEYRFRRKDGGYAHVFDRGYVIRDARGKAVRMIGAMQDITARKEAEAWVKKSEQHFRKVTESLPQLVWTCRPDGSCDYLSPQWITYTGIPEAPQLGYDWLEQLHPDDRERVMTAWQAVAGRGEDFRIEFRIRRHDGVYRWFHTQAVALRDQNGAIAKWFGTNTDIQAIKEAEATLRESEERFRALADNIAQLAWMMDETGRVYWYNQRWYAYTGTTFEEVQGWGWQQVHHPDHVERVVASKRRSLDSGEPWEETFPLRGKDGAYRWFLTRAVPIRDEQGRLIRWFGTNTDVTEQRRTEQALQDQQQRLRYHVTNAGLAVIEWDSQWAVTRWEGEAERIFGWTQEEVLGKLLHDLNIVFNDDIPHVQGVMAQLCDGVTHTLVSHNRNYTKSGRVIHCAWHNSVLLDDSGRPSSVLSLVQDETAKIEAEAALQSLADRLEKTIEDRTRELSHSQAQLRALATDLNLSEQRERARLATELHDHLQQTLVLGKLTIGQGKRAAAGAPAYEQVLKKVDDLFSEALTYTRTLVSDLSPPVLRDHGLAAALQWLVDYMRKHELTVTVTVPEDREITLPDDQVMLLFQSVRELLINSAKYAGTGQATVALDRRDGSLTITVRDDGAGFDLAAAAAAAAAAAEIPSGGLSSKFGLLSIRERMRALGGTFAMDSAPGKGTTAVLSLPLVVSIERGNNMSARPSSFVSRVSHANDASRYTLPGHRIRVLLVDDHVMVRQGLRVVLDAYADVELIGEAGTGEEAIQLVDRLRPAVVVMDINMPKMDGIEATEQIKRRYPETIVIGISVNAAKENEESMIRAGAVRLMTKEAAVEQLYDEIQKAVKSG, from the coding sequence ATGATGAACCAGGACGCGATCGAGGAATCGGCGATTTCCGTCATGGAGCATCCCAGGCTTCTGCTGGTGGACGATCACGAGCCGAATCTCATGGCCTTGCGCGAAGTCTTGCGCCGCGACGATGTCGACCTCCTGTGCGCCCAGTCGGGTGTCGAGGCGCTGGAACTGTTGCTCGACCACGACGTGGCGCTGGCCATCATCGACGTGCAGATGCCCGACATGGACGGGTTCGAGTTGGCCGAGTTGATGCGCGGCGCCGGACGCGCGAAGCATGTGCCCATCATCTTTGTCACGGCCGGCTCCCGCGATGCCGAACGCCGGTTTCGCGGCTATGAGGCGGGGGCGGTCGATTTCTTGTACAAGCCGCTCGAACCGGACGTGCTCAAGAGCAAGGTGAACGTGTTCCTGGCGCTCGATCGCCAGCGTCGCGACCTCGCGCGGTTGCTGGAGCAACGGACGGAGGCCGAGCGTCGAGCCAGAGAGAGCGAAGCGCGGCTCCAGTATGCGTTGAAGGCGACCAACGATGTCGTGTGGGATTGGGACGCCGTGCGGGACAGTCAGGTGTGGAGCCAAGCCGGCGCCGATCTCTTCGGTTGGACCGAGATCGTCGACTCGCCGCAGAATGCGGCCTGGTGGGTGGACCGGATCCATCCGGAAGACCGCGAGCGGGTGGCCCAGGGTTTTCACGCCGTGCTCGAGCATGCCACGCTCTTTCACTGGGAGGACGAATATCGGTTCCGGCGAAAAGACGGCGGCTATGCGCACGTGTTCGATCGCGGATATGTCATCCGCGATGCGCGGGGCAAGGCGGTCCGCATGATCGGCGCGATGCAAGACATCACGGCGCGGAAGGAAGCGGAAGCGTGGGTCAAGAAGAGCGAGCAGCATTTCCGAAAGGTCACCGAGTCCCTGCCGCAACTTGTCTGGACCTGCCGGCCCGACGGCTCCTGCGATTATCTGAGCCCCCAGTGGATCACCTACACCGGTATTCCGGAAGCGCCGCAATTGGGCTATGACTGGTTGGAGCAACTGCACCCGGATGATCGAGAGCGGGTCATGACGGCCTGGCAGGCGGTCGCCGGACGCGGCGAGGACTTCCGAATCGAGTTCCGCATCCGCCGGCATGACGGCGTCTATCGTTGGTTCCATACGCAGGCGGTCGCGTTGCGCGACCAAAACGGCGCGATCGCGAAATGGTTCGGCACGAACACGGATATCCAGGCCATCAAAGAGGCCGAAGCGACGTTGCGCGAGAGCGAAGAACGCTTCCGCGCGTTGGCCGACAATATCGCTCAATTGGCCTGGATGATGGATGAGACCGGCCGGGTCTATTGGTACAACCAACGGTGGTACGCCTATACCGGCACGACGTTCGAGGAGGTGCAAGGATGGGGCTGGCAACAGGTCCATCATCCGGATCATGTCGAGCGGGTCGTTGCGAGCAAGCGCCGATCGCTCGACAGCGGCGAACCCTGGGAAGAGACCTTTCCCTTGCGAGGCAAGGACGGCGCGTACCGCTGGTTCCTGACCAGAGCCGTGCCGATTCGTGACGAGCAGGGCCGCCTGATCCGCTGGTTCGGCACGAACACGGATGTCACTGAACAACGCCGAACCGAACAGGCCTTGCAAGACCAGCAGCAGCGCCTGCGCTATCACGTCACCAATGCAGGCCTGGCGGTCATCGAATGGGACTCGCAGTGGGCCGTGACCCGCTGGGAGGGCGAGGCTGAGCGGATCTTTGGATGGACCCAGGAAGAAGTGCTCGGCAAGCTGCTGCATGATTTGAACATCGTCTTCAACGACGATATTCCCCACGTGCAGGGGGTGATGGCGCAATTGTGCGACGGTGTCACGCACACATTGGTGTCTCACAATCGCAATTACACGAAGAGCGGCCGGGTCATCCATTGCGCCTGGCACAACTCCGTGTTGCTGGACGACAGCGGCCGCCCGTCGTCGGTGCTGTCGCTGGTTCAGGACGAGACGGCGAAGATCGAAGCCGAAGCGGCGCTTCAGTCTCTGGCCGATCGTCTGGAGAAGACGATCGAGGATCGGACGCGCGAACTGTCTCATTCTCAAGCGCAGCTTCGCGCGCTGGCGACGGACCTCAATCTTTCCGAGCAGCGGGAACGAGCGCGGCTGGCGACGGAGCTGCATGATCATCTGCAACAGACACTCGTGCTGGGCAAGCTCACGATCGGCCAGGGGAAACGAGCGGCGGCCGGCGCGCCGGCCTATGAACAGGTCCTCAAAAAAGTGGACGATCTCTTCTCGGAGGCGCTGACCTATACCCGCACCCTCGTCTCCGACCTGAGCCCTCCCGTCCTGCGGGATCATGGGCTGGCGGCGGCGCTCCAATGGCTCGTCGACTACATGCGAAAACATGAACTGACGGTCACCGTCACCGTGCCGGAGGATCGTGAGATCACGCTGCCGGATGATCAAGTGATGTTGCTCTTCCAATCCGTGCGCGAGTTGCTCATCAACTCGGCTAAATATGCGGGCACGGGACAGGCGACGGTGGCGCTGGACAGGCGCGACGGGAGCTTGACCATCACCGTGCGGGATGATGGAGCTGGCTTTGATCTTGCTGCTGCTGCTGCTGCTGCTGCTGCTGCTGCTGAAATTCCTAGCGGCGGGCTCTCGTCCAAGTTCGGCCTCCTCAGCATTCGGGAGCGCATGCGGGCGCTCGGCGGGACATTCGCCATGGACTCGGCACCAGGGAAGGGCACCACGGCCGTGCTGAGCTTACCGTTGGTTGTCTCCATCGAGAGAGGAAACAACATGTCGGCGCGTCCCTCATCGTTTGTCTCTCGTGTTTCGCACGCGAACGACGCTTCCCGATATACGCTTCCTGGTCATCGCATTCGCGTCTTGTTGGTCGACGATCATGTCATGGTGCGGCAGGGCCTCCGGGTCGTGCTGGATGCGTACGCCGACGTGGAATTGATCGGGGAAGCCGGGACCGGGGAAGAGGCGATCCAACTGGTTGACCGCCTGCGGCCGGCGGTGGTGGTGATGGACATCAACATGCCGAAGATGGACGGCATTGAGGCGACGGAACAGATCAAGCGCCGCTATCCGGAGACCATCGTCATTGGAATTTCGGTGAACGCCGCAAAGGAGAATGAAGAGTCGATGATACGGGCCGGGGCCGTCCGGCTCATGACCAAGGAAGCGGCGGTGGAACAACTCTATGATGAGATTCAGAAGGCGGTGAAGAGCGGATAG